Proteins encoded within one genomic window of Jiangella mangrovi:
- a CDS encoding phage tail protein translates to MPEADFLGGEPTSSNRFLFEVDGVEIGIFREVRGLEVTAELEEYAEGGENGYVHRLPGRLRWPNLVFRRGLTQGDALFAWVNKTAGQGFAAAGDSLVRSTGAVTVLGERGDRLRAWEFDGVFAVRWVGPRFDVESAQSLEEELEVAHNGFRSRTTSGSGAA, encoded by the coding sequence ATGCCTGAGGCCGATTTCCTCGGCGGTGAGCCGACCAGCTCGAACCGGTTCCTCTTCGAGGTCGACGGCGTCGAGATCGGGATCTTCCGCGAGGTGCGCGGCCTGGAGGTGACCGCCGAGCTGGAGGAGTACGCCGAGGGCGGCGAGAACGGCTACGTGCACCGTCTGCCCGGCCGGCTGCGCTGGCCCAACCTGGTGTTCCGCCGCGGCCTCACCCAGGGCGACGCGCTGTTCGCCTGGGTGAACAAGACTGCAGGTCAGGGCTTCGCAGCCGCGGGCGACTCGCTGGTCCGCAGCACCGGCGCCGTGACGGTGCTCGGCGAGCGCGGCGACCGGCTGCGCGCCTGGGAGTTCGACGGCGTCTTCGCGGTCCGCTGGGTCGGCCCCCGGTTCGACGTCGAGAGCGCGCAGTCGCTGGAGGAGGAGCTCGAGGTGGCGCACAACGGCTTCCGGTCGCGGACCACGAGCGGATCGGGGGCGGCGTGA
- a CDS encoding DUF6760 family protein → MLRYPADALWQEIAYLAYHLHWPLDTLLDLEHLDRVRMIRAVGSLNDRAWEAVREHA, encoded by the coding sequence GTGCTGCGCTACCCGGCCGACGCGCTCTGGCAGGAGATCGCGTACCTCGCCTACCACCTGCACTGGCCGCTGGACACGTTGCTCGACCTGGAGCATCTCGACCGGGTCCGGATGATCCGGGCCGTCGGTTCGTTGAACGACCGCGCGTGGGAGGCGGTGCGCGAGCATGCCTGA
- a CDS encoding DUF4280 domain-containing protein — MGAPQVVDSAQIMCTFGSAPSSLGVLPLARVMVEGRPAATVDDAVPLVNIRPFGTCLTLANPMVAAATSAAMGVLTPQPCIPATSRWLPGSPLTRVGGRNALTVASTCTCQWGGVIAVTQPGSVRTTS; from the coding sequence ATGGGCGCTCCGCAGGTGGTCGACTCCGCCCAGATCATGTGCACGTTCGGCTCCGCGCCGTCGTCGCTCGGGGTGCTGCCACTGGCCCGGGTGATGGTCGAGGGCCGGCCCGCCGCCACCGTCGACGACGCCGTTCCGCTGGTCAACATCCGGCCGTTCGGCACCTGCCTCACCTTGGCGAATCCCATGGTCGCAGCCGCAACGAGCGCCGCGATGGGCGTGCTGACGCCGCAGCCGTGCATCCCGGCGACGTCGAGGTGGCTGCCCGGCTCGCCCTTGACGCGAGTCGGCGGGCGGAACGCGCTCACCGTCGCGTCGACCTGCACCTGCCAATGGGGCGGGGTCATCGCCGTCACGCAGCCGGGAAGCGTGCGCACCACGTCCTGA
- a CDS encoding ribonuclease J: MSHPHPELSTPPPLAPGALRLVPLGGLGEVGRNMTVFEHGGRLLIVDCGVLFPEDNQPGVDLILPDFEYIRDRLDDVEAIVLTHGHEDHIGAVPFLLREKQDIPVVGSRLTLALVEAKLKEHRIDAYQLQVKEGQTERFGPFEVEFLAVNHSIPDALALAIRTPAGVVLHTGDFKMDQLPLDGRLTDLNGFARLGDAGVDLFMVDSTNAEVPGFTPHERDIADVLDGVFARAPRRVVVASFASHVHRVQQVLDVAVAHGRKVAFVGRSMVRNMGIARDLGYLTIPGGTLVDLKSIDNLPPEEVVLMSTGSQGEPMAALSRIANRDHPAIRIEPGDVVVLASSLIPGNENAVGRVINGLTREGATVVHKGNAKVHTSGHASAGELLFVYNLVKPRNVMPIHGETRHLFANADIAVAAGVPRDRVALAEDGVVVDLVDGVARVVGAVPCGYVYVDGSNVGGVAEASLKDRRILGEEGFISVVVVVDSVTGKVTGGPEIHARGFAEDESVFDDIRPELITALEKAAEGGNADTYQLQQTVRRTIGRWVGGRLRRRPMIIPVVVES; encoded by the coding sequence ATGAGCCATCCGCACCCCGAACTCTCCACGCCCCCTCCGCTCGCCCCCGGCGCGCTGCGCCTCGTCCCGCTCGGCGGGCTGGGCGAGGTCGGCCGCAACATGACCGTGTTCGAGCACGGCGGGCGGCTGCTGATCGTCGACTGCGGCGTGCTGTTCCCCGAGGACAACCAGCCCGGCGTCGACCTCATCCTCCCCGACTTCGAGTACATCCGGGACCGTCTCGACGACGTCGAGGCCATCGTCCTCACGCACGGGCACGAGGACCACATCGGCGCCGTCCCGTTCCTACTGCGCGAGAAGCAGGACATCCCCGTCGTCGGGTCCCGGCTCACCCTGGCGCTGGTCGAGGCGAAGCTCAAGGAGCATCGCATCGACGCCTACCAGCTGCAGGTCAAGGAGGGGCAGACGGAGCGGTTCGGCCCGTTCGAGGTCGAGTTCCTCGCCGTCAACCACTCCATCCCCGACGCGCTGGCGCTGGCCATCCGCACGCCCGCCGGCGTCGTGCTGCACACCGGCGACTTCAAGATGGACCAGCTGCCGCTCGACGGCCGGCTGACCGACCTCAACGGGTTCGCCCGGCTCGGCGACGCCGGCGTCGACCTGTTCATGGTCGACTCCACCAACGCCGAGGTGCCCGGCTTCACCCCGCACGAGCGCGACATCGCCGACGTCCTCGACGGCGTCTTCGCCCGCGCGCCGCGCCGTGTCGTGGTCGCCTCGTTCGCCAGCCACGTCCACCGCGTGCAGCAGGTCCTCGACGTCGCCGTCGCGCACGGCCGCAAGGTCGCCTTCGTCGGCCGGTCCATGGTCCGCAACATGGGCATCGCCCGCGACCTCGGCTACCTCACCATCCCCGGCGGCACGCTGGTCGACCTCAAGTCGATCGACAACCTGCCGCCCGAAGAGGTCGTGCTCATGTCCACCGGGTCGCAGGGCGAGCCCATGGCGGCGCTCTCGCGCATCGCCAACCGCGACCACCCGGCCATCCGCATCGAGCCCGGCGACGTCGTCGTGCTGGCGTCGTCGCTCATCCCGGGCAACGAGAACGCCGTCGGCCGCGTCATCAACGGCCTCACCCGCGAGGGCGCCACCGTCGTGCACAAGGGCAACGCCAAGGTGCACACGTCCGGGCACGCCTCGGCCGGCGAGCTGCTGTTCGTGTACAACCTGGTCAAGCCGCGCAACGTCATGCCGATCCACGGCGAGACCCGGCACCTGTTCGCCAACGCCGACATCGCCGTCGCCGCCGGCGTGCCGCGCGACCGCGTGGCGCTGGCCGAGGACGGCGTCGTCGTCGACCTCGTCGACGGTGTCGCCCGCGTGGTGGGTGCGGTGCCGTGCGGCTACGTCTACGTCGACGGCTCCAACGTCGGCGGCGTGGCCGAGGCCTCGCTCAAGGACCGCCGCATCCTCGGCGAAGAGGGCTTCATCTCCGTCGTCGTGGTGGTCGACTCCGTCACCGGCAAGGTCACCGGCGGCCCCGAGATCCACGCCCGCGGGTTCGCCGAGGACGAGTCCGTCTTCGACGACATCCGGCCCGAGCTCATCACCGCGCTCGAGAAGGCGGCCGAGGGCGGCAACGCCGACACCTACCAGCTGCAGCAGACGGTGCGCCGCACCATCGGCCGCTGGGTCGGCGGCCGGCTGCGCCGCCGCCCCATGATCATCCCGGTGGTCGTCGAGTCCTAA
- a CDS encoding phage tail protein, with amino-acid sequence MPEAGLFKLDPMIAMNFFLEIDGEVVSALMSVSGLDMEIGVMKVTQTGKDGKKQQVKSIGQVVETPDVQLTRVASNDMTQDPLWKWFNDIRTTGLGAERSTKRKNGSVVIYNSSLTEVARFNFFNGWPSKIATDQLSVDGSDAVKENITLVVERLERVK; translated from the coding sequence GTGCCTGAGGCAGGACTGTTCAAGCTCGACCCGATGATCGCGATGAACTTCTTCCTCGAGATCGACGGCGAGGTGGTGAGCGCGCTCATGTCGGTGTCCGGGCTGGACATGGAGATCGGCGTCATGAAGGTGACCCAGACCGGCAAGGACGGCAAGAAGCAGCAGGTCAAGTCGATCGGTCAGGTCGTCGAGACCCCCGACGTCCAGCTGACCCGCGTGGCGTCCAACGACATGACGCAGGACCCGCTGTGGAAGTGGTTCAACGACATCCGCACCACGGGCCTGGGCGCGGAGCGCTCCACGAAGCGCAAGAACGGCTCCGTCGTCATCTACAACTCGTCGCTGACGGAGGTCGCGCGGTTCAACTTCTTCAACGGCTGGCCCAGCAAGATCGCCACCGACCAGCTCTCCGTCGACGGCAGCGACGCCGTGAAGGAGAACATCACGCTGGTCGTCGAGCGTCTCGAGCGGGTCAAGTGA
- a CDS encoding metalloregulator ArsR/SmtB family transcription factor translates to MPQRGKSSPADRLFGALANPTRRDILDLLLDGEQTVQDIAERFDMARPSVSEHLRVLRDTDLVREEQRGRHRYYAVHAEPLVGVRDWLSPYERYWRARLTDLGDVLDDLSEGGDA, encoded by the coding sequence GTGCCGCAGCGAGGCAAGTCGTCGCCGGCCGACCGGCTGTTCGGCGCGCTGGCCAACCCGACCCGCCGCGACATCCTCGACCTGCTGCTCGACGGCGAGCAGACGGTGCAGGACATCGCCGAGCGGTTCGACATGGCCCGGCCGAGCGTCTCGGAGCACCTGCGCGTGCTCCGAGACACCGACCTCGTCCGCGAGGAGCAGCGCGGCCGGCACCGCTACTACGCCGTGCACGCCGAGCCGCTGGTCGGCGTCCGCGACTGGCTCTCGCCCTACGAGCGGTACTGGCGGGCCCGGCTCACCGACCTCGGCGACGTGCTCGACGACCTGAGCGAGGGTGGCGACGCGTGA
- the dapA gene encoding 4-hydroxy-tetrahydrodipicolinate synthase translates to MPDELFTLAAATTGAPAAAPFGRMSVAMVTPFLDDGGLDLEGTAALAEKLVDQGCDGLVVSGTTGESPTTSDAEKDLILRAVLEAVGSRARVVAGVGTNDTRHTSELAQAAQKAGAHGLLLVTPYYSRPPQEALYQHFVAVASATDLPVMLYDIPVRTGVPIATETLLRLAEHDRIVAVKDAKGDVFASSEVIARSGLAYYSGDDALNLALLTHGAVGVVSVVGHVAAAQYAQMIRAVDSGDLRRALDLHRQVIPAVRGIMTRTQGAIMAKAAVQHLGVIRHRTVRSPLIPATDEQVALLRADLAEAGLA, encoded by the coding sequence ATGCCTGACGAGCTCTTCACCCTCGCCGCCGCCACCACGGGTGCGCCGGCGGCCGCACCGTTCGGCCGCATGTCGGTCGCCATGGTCACGCCGTTCCTCGACGACGGCGGTCTCGACCTCGAGGGCACCGCCGCCCTGGCGGAGAAGCTCGTCGACCAGGGCTGCGACGGCCTCGTGGTCAGCGGCACCACCGGTGAGAGCCCCACCACGTCCGACGCCGAGAAGGACCTCATCCTGCGGGCCGTGCTCGAGGCCGTCGGCTCGCGCGCCCGCGTCGTCGCCGGCGTCGGCACCAACGACACCCGCCACACCAGCGAGCTCGCGCAGGCCGCGCAGAAGGCCGGCGCGCACGGGCTGCTGCTGGTCACGCCCTACTACAGCCGGCCGCCGCAAGAGGCGCTCTACCAGCACTTCGTCGCCGTCGCGTCGGCCACCGACCTCCCGGTCATGCTCTACGACATCCCCGTCCGCACCGGGGTGCCCATCGCCACCGAGACCCTGCTCCGGCTGGCCGAGCACGACCGCATCGTCGCGGTCAAGGACGCCAAGGGCGACGTGTTCGCCTCGTCCGAGGTCATCGCCCGCAGCGGACTGGCCTACTACTCCGGCGACGACGCCCTCAACCTCGCGCTGCTCACGCACGGCGCCGTCGGCGTGGTCAGCGTCGTCGGCCACGTGGCGGCCGCCCAGTACGCGCAGATGATCCGCGCCGTCGACTCCGGCGACCTGCGCCGGGCGCTCGACCTGCACCGTCAGGTCATCCCGGCCGTGCGCGGCATCATGACCCGAACCCAAGGAGCCATCATGGCCAAGGCCGCCGTCCAGCACCTGGGCGTGATCCGGCACCGCACGGTCCGCTCGCCCCTCATCCCCGCCACCGACGAGCAGGTCGCGCTGCTGCGCGCCGACCTCGCCGAGGCGGGGCTCGCATGA
- a CDS encoding GPW/gp25 family protein, protein MQVDHTGSIRLTTGPEELDRSIRVILLTAPGERVMRPHFGCRIWELMFEPVTPNLVGLIAEAVREAIARWEPRVEVEEVTPVQDEEESGLVRIGIVYRVRTTNDRRNLVYPFYVIPREE, encoded by the coding sequence ATGCAGGTCGACCACACCGGCTCGATCCGGCTGACGACGGGGCCGGAGGAGCTGGACCGGTCGATCCGGGTGATCCTGCTGACAGCGCCGGGCGAGCGGGTGATGCGCCCGCACTTCGGCTGCCGCATCTGGGAGCTCATGTTCGAGCCGGTGACGCCGAACCTCGTCGGGCTGATCGCCGAGGCGGTGCGCGAGGCGATCGCCCGGTGGGAGCCGCGGGTCGAGGTCGAGGAGGTGACGCCGGTCCAGGACGAGGAGGAGTCCGGGCTGGTGCGCATCGGCATCGTCTACCGCGTCCGCACCACGAACGACCGCCGCAACCTGGTCTACCCGTTCTACGTCATCCCGCGTGAGGAGTGA
- a CDS encoding septum formation family protein translates to MRSAGVAVLALSAFVLAGCGLLGDDGDGGAVGVLDIEAGQCFTAPGEVQAELTELAGVPCDSEHDQEAYAVVAYTGPDGEAADAFPGADALTRFADGACAEEFGEYVGTNYLDSALFFTYLLPSVRGWEDGDTDVVCFVTTTGEKLDASVRDSGM, encoded by the coding sequence GTGCGGTCTGCCGGTGTCGCGGTGCTCGCGCTGAGCGCGTTCGTTCTGGCGGGCTGCGGCCTGCTGGGCGACGACGGCGACGGCGGCGCCGTGGGCGTGCTCGACATCGAGGCCGGCCAGTGCTTCACCGCTCCGGGCGAGGTGCAGGCCGAGCTCACCGAACTGGCCGGCGTGCCGTGCGACAGCGAGCACGACCAGGAGGCGTACGCCGTCGTCGCCTACACGGGGCCGGACGGCGAGGCGGCCGACGCGTTCCCGGGGGCCGACGCGCTCACCCGGTTCGCCGACGGCGCCTGCGCGGAGGAATTCGGCGAATACGTCGGCACGAACTATCTGGATTCGGCGTTGTTCTTCACCTATCTGCTCCCGTCCGTGCGCGGCTGGGAGGACGGCGACACCGATGTCGTGTGTTTCGTGACCACGACGGGCGAGAAACTGGACGCCTCGGTGCGCGACTCCGGAATGTAG
- a CDS encoding phage baseplate assembly protein V codes for MSGVAPEILVDGAALTAASLQALVELRAERGLRSVGTITLRFTDPGYALASKTTFKVGVRIEVGVVGGGVLAGGAVTGLAVEQRDGLPPELVVTAHDDARLLTGSPTVRTFTNRSFRDVLAQVAGDAGLGVRTPPAPGAQPHVLQVGTDLEFVDEIADRLSWDWWMEGKTLVAELPGRGPEVSRALGTDLLEFSVSAVDVPQEVRVHGWDVWKKEAIVSGPAKVEEAAARGRGPLADLVFRAASDRRTRPIDVVRTVADGGEASAVAASLRDSIARAAVTAGGRGPADAGIAPGVALTVTNAGPLSGTYHVSRVEHVYRRGGFHTRFVAGDRSPATLVDLLGGREDVGRGRADTGGRYYGLMSGVVSDLKDPEKRGRARVVFPAISRDQASDWARIATVGAGGNRGLVVIPEVDDEVLVAFEGGDLRRPVILAGLHNGKDKIPEHDVAHGVAHRRFTSRLGHVVELADGAQPAEQHVLLALAGGEHRIRLGKDRLDVEVPSGVPLSIKAGTTTIVVDGSNGLTIEADTIAVKARRQLSLEGPTVQIKATQALDLSAGTNLTVKAAGATSIEADGMTTVKGKAVAIN; via the coding sequence GTGAGCGGGGTCGCGCCGGAGATCCTGGTCGACGGCGCGGCGCTGACGGCCGCCTCGCTCCAAGCGCTGGTCGAGCTGCGCGCCGAGCGCGGGCTGCGCAGCGTCGGTACGATCACCCTGCGCTTCACCGATCCCGGCTACGCCCTCGCGTCGAAGACGACGTTCAAGGTCGGCGTGCGCATCGAGGTCGGGGTCGTCGGCGGCGGCGTACTCGCCGGAGGCGCCGTGACGGGCCTCGCCGTCGAGCAGCGCGACGGGCTCCCGCCGGAGCTGGTCGTCACCGCGCACGACGACGCCCGTCTGCTCACCGGGAGCCCCACGGTGCGGACCTTCACCAACCGCTCGTTCCGCGACGTCCTGGCTCAGGTGGCCGGCGACGCCGGGCTGGGTGTGCGGACCCCGCCGGCCCCCGGGGCACAACCGCACGTCCTGCAGGTGGGCACCGACCTCGAGTTCGTCGACGAGATCGCCGACCGGCTCAGCTGGGACTGGTGGATGGAGGGCAAGACGCTCGTCGCCGAGCTGCCCGGCCGCGGTCCCGAGGTGAGCCGCGCGCTCGGCACGGACCTGCTGGAGTTCTCGGTGAGCGCGGTCGACGTGCCGCAGGAGGTCCGCGTCCACGGCTGGGACGTGTGGAAGAAGGAGGCCATCGTCTCGGGGCCCGCCAAGGTCGAGGAGGCGGCCGCGCGTGGCAGGGGACCGCTGGCCGACCTCGTCTTCCGCGCCGCCTCGGATCGGAGGACGCGGCCCATCGACGTCGTCCGGACGGTGGCGGACGGCGGGGAGGCCAGCGCCGTCGCGGCGTCGCTGCGCGACTCGATCGCCCGTGCCGCGGTCACGGCCGGCGGGCGGGGCCCGGCGGACGCGGGCATCGCGCCAGGCGTGGCGCTCACCGTGACGAACGCGGGCCCGCTGTCGGGGACGTACCACGTCAGCCGGGTCGAGCACGTCTACCGGCGCGGCGGCTTCCACACCCGGTTCGTGGCGGGCGACCGGTCACCGGCCACGCTCGTGGACCTGCTCGGCGGCCGCGAAGACGTCGGGCGCGGCCGGGCCGACACCGGCGGCCGGTACTACGGCCTGATGAGCGGCGTCGTGAGCGATCTCAAGGACCCGGAGAAGCGCGGGCGCGCGCGGGTGGTGTTCCCGGCGATCTCGCGGGACCAGGCCAGCGACTGGGCCCGCATCGCGACGGTCGGCGCCGGCGGCAACCGCGGACTCGTCGTGATCCCCGAGGTCGACGACGAGGTCCTGGTGGCGTTCGAGGGCGGCGACCTGCGCCGGCCGGTGATCCTCGCCGGCCTGCACAACGGCAAGGACAAGATCCCGGAGCACGACGTGGCCCACGGTGTCGCGCACCGGCGGTTCACCTCGCGGCTCGGCCACGTCGTGGAGCTGGCCGACGGCGCCCAGCCGGCGGAGCAGCACGTCCTGCTCGCGCTGGCCGGCGGGGAGCACCGGATCCGGCTGGGGAAGGACCGCCTGGACGTCGAGGTGCCGTCGGGCGTGCCGCTCTCGATCAAGGCCGGCACCACGACGATCGTCGTCGACGGCAGCAACGGGCTCACCATCGAGGCCGACACCATCGCCGTCAAAGCCCGCAGGCAGCTGAGCCTCGAGGGCCCGACCGTGCAGATCAAGGCGACCCAGGCGCTGGACCTGAGCGCCGGAACCAACCTGACGGTGAAGGCGGCGGGGGCCACCAGCATCGAGGCCGACGGCATGACCACCGTCAAGGGGAAGGCGGTGGCGATCAATTGA
- a CDS encoding SRPBCC domain-containing protein: MTRTEIELDQFYPHPPALVWRALTAPELLARWLMPPDGFEPRVGARFTMTAKPIEAVGFSGTVACEVLELVEPELISFSWDDAAAPEPSGWVVSFALRPEGRGTRLLFTHRGFDPDSPAAQLSRTIMGNGWRRILAALGEAAADAA; encoded by the coding sequence GTGACCCGCACCGAGATCGAGCTGGACCAGTTCTACCCGCACCCGCCGGCGCTGGTCTGGCGGGCGCTGACGGCGCCGGAGCTGCTGGCCCGCTGGCTGATGCCGCCCGACGGCTTCGAGCCGCGGGTCGGCGCCCGGTTCACCATGACGGCCAAGCCGATCGAGGCGGTCGGCTTCTCCGGCACCGTCGCCTGCGAGGTGCTCGAGCTGGTCGAGCCGGAGCTGATCAGCTTCAGCTGGGACGACGCCGCGGCGCCCGAGCCGTCGGGCTGGGTGGTGAGCTTCGCGCTGCGCCCCGAAGGACGCGGGACCCGGCTGCTCTTCACCCACCGCGGCTTCGACCCGGACTCCCCCGCCGCCCAGCTGTCGCGCACGATCATGGGCAACGGCTGGCGGCGGATCCTCGCCGCACTGGGCGAGGCCGCCGCCGACGCGGCGTGA
- a CDS encoding VOC family protein has protein sequence MSLTQIQTLTVFVDDQERARSFYADVLGFEVRTDVAMGDNRWLEVAPPGAATTIVLHRPFPGATAGSSAGTILASSDLDADVDRLRSAGVTVDGPTELPWGRQATFADPDGNGYVLSAPAA, from the coding sequence ATGAGCCTGACACAGATCCAGACGCTGACCGTGTTCGTCGACGACCAGGAGCGGGCCCGGTCCTTCTACGCCGACGTGCTCGGCTTCGAGGTCCGCACCGACGTCGCCATGGGCGACAACCGCTGGCTCGAGGTCGCCCCGCCCGGCGCTGCGACGACGATCGTGCTGCACCGCCCGTTCCCCGGCGCCACGGCCGGCTCGTCGGCCGGCACCATCCTGGCCTCGTCCGACCTCGACGCCGACGTCGACCGGCTGCGCTCCGCCGGGGTCACCGTCGACGGCCCCACGGAGCTGCCCTGGGGACGCCAGGCCACGTTCGCCGACCCGGACGGCAACGGCTACGTGCTGTCCGCGCCCGCGGCCTGA
- a CDS encoding phage tail sheath subtilisin-like domain-containing protein, with translation MPTYAAPGVYVEEVPSSQKVLTAVPTAIAAFVGFTERAPADDPADPQGLAPRLVTSWTQYEQLYGGFVKGAVLPLSVYGYFQNGGSLAYIVRVPNNEPAGEPSTVGLPASDRSLGSPLVIESVEPDADLTVAVTAQEPADDDSPDPAPFTIDVVQGGEVVESYPDLTLGGPRDAATVVNAASTRVTVKVALADDTDLTGQLDLLRPGQYPLERAAPRPVPVSGRKFAGSESARTGINGLAIAEDVTMVLVPDLITAATRDDGSLDLGLWKAVQTALIAHCEQYSNRMALLDAPPGMTPQQIKEWRSDQAQYDSAFAALYYPWVSVENPGATNGDATALIPPSGHVAGVWARTDETRGVWKAPANDTIRGVLDVERPVTQNEQSLLNPIGINCIRPFGTRGIRVWGARTLSSDTDWTYLNVRRLFNMVEATIMDGTQWAVFEPNDVKLWEGVSRTLTGFLHGLWQAGALFGQSAAQAFYVKCDAETNPPESIDQGKLVVEVGLAPVKPAEFVVFRISQTKQSAA, from the coding sequence GTGCCCACTTACGCAGCGCCAGGAGTGTACGTCGAAGAGGTTCCCTCGTCGCAGAAGGTCCTCACCGCGGTCCCCACGGCCATCGCCGCCTTCGTCGGGTTCACCGAGCGCGCGCCGGCCGACGACCCCGCCGACCCGCAGGGCCTGGCGCCGCGGCTCGTGACCAGCTGGACGCAGTACGAGCAGCTGTACGGCGGCTTCGTGAAGGGCGCCGTGCTGCCGCTCTCGGTCTACGGCTACTTCCAGAACGGCGGCTCGCTCGCCTACATCGTCCGCGTCCCCAACAACGAGCCGGCGGGGGAGCCGTCGACGGTGGGGCTGCCGGCGTCCGACCGCAGCCTCGGCAGCCCGCTGGTCATCGAGAGCGTGGAGCCCGACGCGGACCTCACGGTCGCCGTCACGGCGCAGGAGCCGGCCGACGACGACAGCCCCGACCCGGCGCCGTTCACCATCGACGTCGTCCAGGGCGGCGAGGTCGTCGAGTCCTACCCCGACCTCACGCTGGGCGGACCGCGCGATGCCGCGACCGTGGTCAACGCCGCATCGACGCGCGTCACGGTGAAGGTCGCGCTGGCCGACGACACCGACCTCACCGGGCAGCTGGACCTGCTGCGGCCCGGCCAGTACCCGCTCGAGCGCGCCGCGCCCCGTCCGGTCCCGGTCAGCGGCCGGAAGTTCGCCGGCTCCGAGTCCGCGCGCACCGGCATCAACGGCCTGGCCATCGCCGAGGACGTCACCATGGTCCTGGTGCCCGACCTGATCACGGCCGCGACCCGCGACGACGGCAGCCTCGACCTCGGGCTCTGGAAGGCCGTGCAGACCGCGCTGATCGCGCACTGCGAGCAGTACTCCAACCGCATGGCCTTGCTCGACGCGCCGCCCGGCATGACGCCGCAGCAGATCAAGGAGTGGCGCTCCGACCAGGCGCAGTACGACTCCGCGTTCGCCGCGCTCTACTACCCGTGGGTCAGCGTCGAGAACCCCGGCGCCACCAACGGCGATGCGACCGCGCTGATCCCGCCGTCGGGCCACGTCGCCGGGGTGTGGGCGCGCACCGACGAGACCCGCGGCGTCTGGAAGGCGCCCGCCAACGACACCATCCGCGGCGTCCTCGACGTCGAGCGGCCCGTGACCCAGAACGAGCAGTCGCTGCTCAACCCCATCGGCATCAACTGCATCCGCCCGTTCGGCACCCGCGGCATCCGCGTCTGGGGCGCCCGGACGCTCTCGTCGGACACCGACTGGACGTACCTCAACGTGCGCCGGCTGTTCAACATGGTCGAGGCGACGATCATGGACGGCACCCAGTGGGCGGTCTTCGAGCCCAACGACGTGAAGCTGTGGGAGGGGGTCTCGCGGACCCTCACCGGCTTCCTGCACGGGCTGTGGCAGGCCGGGGCGCTGTTCGGCCAGTCCGCGGCCCAGGCCTTCTACGTGAAGTGCGACGCCGAGACCAACCCGCCGGAGTCGATCGACCAGGGGAAGCTCGTCGTCGAGGTGGGTCTCGCGCCGGTCAAGCCGGCCGAGTTCGTGGTGTTCCGGATCAGCCAGACCAAGCAGAGCGCCGCCTGA
- a CDS encoding LysM peptidoglycan-binding domain-containing protein, giving the protein MATEKAFLEIEGGERLPCLFNPAQFTVGRTNEWSGDRLPGKGVPTLRYAGARSGWLRMELFFDTTHDGSPVTKYTGKIVGLMEVDLSLPGTDETTNNARPPYVTFHWGDLHSFKAVVSDLELAFTYFSSAGVPLRARLRLTLRQYEPSNAFGPQNPTSGTPRPHRVHRVRPGETLDRISATYYGDATRWRALAEANAIADPLDLRPGRLLSIPRMES; this is encoded by the coding sequence GTGGCGACGGAGAAGGCGTTCCTCGAGATCGAGGGCGGGGAGCGGCTGCCCTGCCTGTTCAACCCGGCCCAGTTCACGGTCGGCCGGACCAATGAGTGGTCGGGCGACCGGTTGCCGGGCAAGGGCGTCCCGACGCTGCGGTATGCGGGCGCCCGCTCCGGCTGGCTGCGCATGGAGCTGTTCTTCGACACCACGCACGACGGCAGCCCGGTGACGAAGTACACGGGGAAGATCGTCGGGCTGATGGAGGTCGACCTGTCGCTGCCGGGCACCGACGAGACGACGAACAACGCGCGGCCGCCGTACGTGACGTTCCACTGGGGCGACCTGCACTCGTTCAAGGCCGTCGTCAGCGACCTGGAGCTGGCGTTCACCTACTTCTCGTCGGCGGGGGTGCCGTTGCGCGCGCGGCTGCGGCTGACGCTGCGCCAGTACGAGCCGTCGAACGCGTTCGGGCCGCAGAACCCGACGTCGGGGACGCCGCGGCCGCACCGGGTGCACCGGGTCAGGCCGGGGGAGACGCTGGACCGCATCTCGGCCACGTACTACGGCGACGCCACCCGGTGGCGGGCGCTGGCCGAGGCGAACGCCATCGCCGACCCGCTCGACCTGCGGCCCGGCCGACTGCTCTCGATCCCGAGGATGGAATCGTGA